From the genome of Oncorhynchus clarkii lewisi isolate Uvic-CL-2024 chromosome 11, UVic_Ocla_1.0, whole genome shotgun sequence, one region includes:
- the LOC139420487 gene encoding DNA topoisomerase 2-binding protein 1-A-like, whose translation MGQRVMTPLVEEPEPDLTPAFPLANSPVPPEPQTEESEAEKKPPRFQLASLIPQERIGYTALIDELGGVVLDKQCFDPSYSHII comes from the exons ATGGGTCAGAGGGTGATGACCCCGCTAGTGGAGGAGCCAGAGCCTGACCTCACCCCTGCCTTCCCTCTCGCCAACTCTCCCGTGCCCCCAGAGCCACAG ACTGAGGAGAGTGAGGCGGAGAAGAAGCCTCCTCGATTCCAGCTGGCCTCCCTTATCCCCCAGGAGAGGATAGGCTACACCGCCCTCATAGACGAGCTGG GTGGTGTGGTGCTGGACAAGCAGTGCTTTGACCCCAGCTACTCCCACATCATTTAG